The genomic DNA GTAGCACTTGATATCTAGACCTGAGTGCCGGGGATAAGAACCAAGGAACAACCCCTATTCgcctcctttctttttttatcttttttttatttttcatTTTCTCATTTTTGGTGAccacctcttcctcttttccttttttccctGCTCTCGAACAAAAGATACGAAGGTAAGGAGTAATGAAGACAGCTTGGATCGTAAACGCCAAATGAAGTAGAACTGCCgcggaagaggaaaagaaaaaggagtgCTCAAGAACAAAACAGATGGGAATTCAAGCGACAAAAGGTCGAGGCCACCAAGGGACAAGAATGAAAGAAACGAACGCTATAGTTCCTCCGGATCGCCGGAGAGGAAACCTATCCGCAGTCGGTGTGACTAGAACAGCGTTAGCGACAATGGAACGTGACACAATCCGAGGCCAAGGGCAACATACGAAAGGAAGTTTGGGAATAACGACACCCAGCGTGGCCAGGAAATTGATGGTGAAATATGTCAGGTCGTAGTGGGTATAATGAGTGctgagaagaaagagaacaatGGGTACGCAGAGGAGGAACTTCTTTGTCGGCGTATATTGATCTCCATTGTCGATTTGCTCCCACATGTTGAGATTATCGTAAGCACCGGCGTTGAATTCGAATGGAATACCCCGCACCCAGTGGAACATGATAAAAGAGCCGAACATGTAGCTGATGTTGGTGAGAGTCCATGATGTTTCCTGCGAGACGCCGGGGATAATGTCATAGAAAATCTTCAGGGCCACGATCAGAACGAAATGGATAGTCCAGGCGCCTAACAGTAAAACCATAGTCAGCATAATTCCTCCCAGAAACGAAAAAACCACGTCCACCACGTCCATCAATGTTCCTCCGACTAACCTTTGGCATTAACCCAGTTCGCATTGAGGTTGGGCAACGCAGCCTGATCACTAGTATGCTCCAACGACTCCGCAGGCTCCTGGTAAATAATACTGCTCGACCGCCTCCTTCTCCCAGACTTTGTTTGGTCCATATTATTGTTGGGGGTCAATCGTTGCGGCGCCCCAGTGTCAACCTCCGGAGGGAAGGAGATGGCACGGGCCCGGGGAACCAGTAACGAAGACACTTTGGCGGTTAATTCCCGTACGGGAGAGCGATCGGAAAGGATATGTAAGGGGATCGTAAT from Aspergillus chevalieri M1 DNA, chromosome 1, nearly complete sequence includes the following:
- the ORM1 gene encoding ORMDL family protein (BUSCO:EOG09264F60;~COG:S;~EggNog:ENOG410PI6A;~InterPro:IPR007203;~PFAM:PF04061;~TransMembrane:2 (i124-140o146-164i);~go_component: GO:0005789 - endoplasmic reticulum membrane [Evidence IEA];~go_component: GO:0016021 - integral component of membrane [Evidence IEA]); this translates as MDQTKSGRRRRSSSIIYQEPAESLEHTSDQAALPNLNANWVNAKGAWTIHFVLIVALKIFYDIIPGVSQETSWTLTNISYMFGSFIMFHWVRGIPFEFNAGAYDNLNMWEQIDNGDQYTPTKKFLLCVPIVLFLLSTHYTHYDLTYFTINFLATLGVVIPKLPFSHRLRIGFLSGDPEEL